One Thalassotalea atypica DNA window includes the following coding sequences:
- a CDS encoding glutaredoxin family protein, with translation MLNAFILYSSEGCHLCEDALALCHQVPSQILLTVVDIVEHNDLVEQYGQHIPVLQRDFDGKELFWPFDLATLCKFIEEK, from the coding sequence ATGTTAAACGCATTTATTTTATATAGCAGTGAAGGGTGCCACTTGTGCGAAGACGCGCTTGCGCTTTGCCATCAAGTACCTAGTCAAATACTGTTAACCGTAGTTGATATTGTTGAGCATAATGATCTGGTTGAACAATATGGCCAGCATATTCCTGTCCTACAGCGTGACTTTGATGGCAAAGAGCTGTTCTGGCCTTTTGATTTAGCCACGCTATGTAAATTTATTGAAGAGAAATAA
- the rlmKL gene encoding bifunctional 23S rRNA (guanine(2069)-N(7))-methyltransferase RlmK/23S rRNA (guanine(2445)-N(2))-methyltransferase RlmL, translating to MFRYLALTSPGIEVLLADEVKTLGATNVVQKPEGVYFDGDLATGYHICLWTRFATRILLRIGEGDASSKDKLIESANAVNWSGIFAPEHTFAIDFVGKSEDIRNTQFGALTVKDAVVDHFMALNDERPSVDKNQPDVRFQARLLKDNIAIYLDFSGRSLFQRGYREHTGAAPLKENLAAAMVKRSGWLEDTSKPLVDPMCGSGTVVIEAVSMAAKQAPGLARTVWGFDNWLDHDEALWQSKVIEAQEASEKGLDNYTGKVYGSDLDSRVLNTAKQNARNAGFSANIEFSVKDVNRVDNVFSTPGVLLFNPPYGERIGELPELVESFAMLGQKLKQQYQQWQVAILTANKELLAMLKLATTKRYKFKNGPLDCQFALYHMNEKQVERDAVTGNIDLSDQNSDFANRLKKNIKTLKGWVKSEGIECYRCYDADIPEFNVAVDLYGDYLVIHEYAPPKNIEPEKAAKRLQEVIFWAPKITGVDTSKVVLKTRAKQKGASQYQRVDKKNQSLVVNEYGAKLKVNLWDYLDTGLFLDHRKTRQMVAKKSKHKSLLNLFAYTGSVSVQAALHGASQVTTVDMSKTYLQWAEENFALNKLVGHKYQFIQANCLQWLKEQSEKYDVVFIDPPTFSNSKRMEDTFDVQRDHVAMLTDALNVLADNGEIVFTNNKRNFKIDTDALQAIGLKVESLTEKTRDKDFARNKHIHNSWSLKRIK from the coding sequence ATGTTTCGTTATTTAGCTTTAACCTCTCCAGGTATTGAAGTACTCCTTGCAGATGAAGTTAAAACATTAGGTGCTACTAATGTAGTGCAAAAGCCTGAGGGCGTGTATTTTGATGGTGATCTTGCGACAGGTTATCACATTTGTTTATGGACTCGATTTGCAACACGAATCCTTCTGAGAATTGGAGAAGGCGATGCCAGCTCGAAAGATAAATTGATCGAAAGTGCCAATGCGGTAAATTGGTCTGGTATTTTTGCTCCTGAGCATACGTTTGCTATTGATTTTGTAGGTAAAAGCGAAGACATACGTAACACGCAATTTGGTGCGTTAACGGTTAAAGATGCTGTGGTTGATCATTTCATGGCATTAAATGATGAAAGGCCATCAGTTGACAAAAATCAACCAGACGTTCGATTTCAAGCCCGTCTATTAAAAGATAACATCGCTATATATCTTGATTTTTCTGGTCGTAGTTTATTTCAGCGTGGATACCGAGAGCATACCGGTGCTGCACCACTTAAAGAGAACCTAGCAGCAGCGATGGTAAAACGCTCTGGTTGGCTAGAAGATACAAGTAAGCCTCTTGTGGATCCTATGTGCGGTTCAGGCACGGTTGTTATCGAAGCTGTGTCTATGGCGGCGAAACAGGCGCCAGGACTTGCTCGTACTGTGTGGGGTTTTGATAACTGGCTTGATCATGATGAAGCCTTATGGCAATCAAAAGTCATTGAAGCACAAGAAGCTTCAGAAAAAGGTTTAGACAATTATACGGGCAAAGTTTACGGTAGCGATCTAGATAGCAGAGTGCTAAATACCGCAAAACAAAATGCCAGAAATGCTGGCTTTTCTGCCAACATAGAATTTAGTGTGAAAGACGTAAACAGAGTCGATAATGTTTTTTCAACACCTGGAGTTCTGCTGTTTAACCCTCCTTACGGTGAGCGTATTGGTGAACTACCTGAGCTTGTAGAGAGCTTTGCCATGCTTGGGCAAAAACTCAAACAACAATATCAGCAATGGCAAGTTGCAATACTTACGGCGAATAAAGAATTGTTGGCGATGCTAAAGTTGGCGACGACAAAACGATATAAGTTTAAAAACGGGCCGTTGGATTGTCAGTTTGCTTTGTATCATATGAATGAAAAACAGGTTGAGCGAGACGCGGTAACTGGAAATATTGATTTAAGTGATCAAAATTCTGATTTTGCTAATCGCTTAAAGAAAAACATTAAAACGCTTAAAGGTTGGGTTAAATCGGAAGGTATCGAGTGCTACCGTTGTTACGACGCCGACATTCCAGAGTTTAATGTTGCGGTCGATTTATATGGCGATTATTTAGTGATCCATGAGTACGCTCCACCTAAAAATATCGAGCCTGAAAAAGCCGCTAAACGCCTACAAGAAGTAATATTTTGGGCTCCTAAAATCACTGGTGTTGATACCAGCAAAGTGGTATTAAAAACACGAGCAAAACAAAAGGGTGCTAGTCAGTATCAGCGTGTAGATAAGAAAAATCAAAGCCTTGTCGTCAATGAGTATGGCGCAAAGCTAAAAGTTAACCTTTGGGATTATCTCGATACGGGTTTGTTCTTAGATCATCGCAAAACACGTCAAATGGTCGCTAAAAAGTCAAAACATAAATCACTGTTGAATTTATTTGCCTACACGGGCTCCGTTTCTGTGCAAGCTGCTTTACATGGTGCTTCGCAAGTGACAACGGTTGATATGTCAAAAACCTACTTGCAATGGGCTGAAGAGAATTTTGCACTTAACAAACTGGTGGGACATAAATATCAGTTTATACAAGCAAACTGCTTACAATGGCTTAAAGAGCAAAGCGAAAAGTACGATGTTGTGTTTATTGATCCTCCAACGTTTTCAAACTCTAAACGCATGGAAGATACGTTTGACGTACAACGTGATCACGTTGCTATGTTGACAGATGCGCTCAATGTATTAGCAGATAACGGTGAGATTGTTTTTACTAATAACAAGCGCAACTTCAAAATAGATACAGATGCGCTGCAAGCAATTGGTCTTAAAGTCGAGAGTTTAACAGAAAAAACGCGTGACAAAGATTTTGCTCGAAATAAGCACATTCATAATAGTTGGTCTTTGAAAAGAATTAAGTGA
- a CDS encoding LysR family transcriptional regulator produces the protein MKVDLNLFTVFEAIYCEGNISKAASALNLSQPAVSHALAKLRVHFDDKLFVRQANLMRPTALAKNVIVDVRESLRQLQLSLVQSRHFEPESSRKVCTVSLLSALDASLLPKFMERLSQNAPQINLISNRVRRSELENKLSSGEIDFALDILLPVNDNVMHKQIKSDRLVAVARKDHPALTQAFDLDNYLSQSHVLVSSRTSGPSIEDFELGRLGLQRKIGLRCQHLFSACRIIATSNMMLTLPENAAKIYSELLDLTIIDIPVELPSIDVHLYWHLNVDKDPANIWLREQMIKAVLS, from the coding sequence ATGAAAGTAGATCTAAATTTATTTACGGTGTTTGAAGCGATTTATTGTGAAGGTAATATCAGTAAAGCCGCTTCGGCCTTGAATCTGTCGCAACCGGCGGTAAGCCATGCGTTGGCAAAACTGAGAGTACATTTTGATGATAAGCTTTTTGTAAGGCAGGCTAATTTAATGCGGCCCACTGCTTTGGCTAAAAACGTTATTGTCGATGTTCGGGAGTCGTTACGCCAATTGCAGCTAAGTCTAGTTCAGTCGCGCCATTTCGAGCCAGAAAGCTCAAGAAAGGTTTGTACGGTTTCTTTACTCAGTGCTTTAGATGCATCGTTATTACCAAAGTTTATGGAACGCCTTAGTCAAAACGCTCCCCAAATTAACTTGATCAGCAATAGAGTAAGACGTAGTGAGTTAGAGAATAAACTTTCAAGCGGTGAAATAGATTTTGCACTTGATATTTTACTGCCAGTCAACGACAACGTAATGCATAAACAAATCAAAAGCGATAGGTTAGTGGCGGTTGCACGGAAAGACCATCCAGCACTTACACAAGCGTTCGATCTTGATAATTATTTGTCTCAATCTCATGTATTGGTTTCGTCAAGAACCTCTGGCCCTAGTATTGAAGATTTCGAACTAGGCCGCTTAGGCTTACAGCGTAAGATAGGGCTAAGGTGCCAGCACTTATTTTCGGCTTGTCGCATTATTGCCACCAGTAATATGATGTTAACGCTGCCAGAAAATGCCGCCAAAATTTACAGTGAACTGCTAGACCTTACAATTATTGATATTCCTGTCGAACTTCCTAGTATTGATGTGCACTTATATTGGCACTTAAATGTCGATAAAGACCCTGCAAACATTTGGCTTCGAGAGCAGATGATTAAAGCAGTTCTTAGCTAA
- a CDS encoding acyl-CoA dehydrogenase family protein — protein MNFEYSDKVKDLLTRVCAFMDEYVYPNEQAMHEQVANDPWNTPPLMQELKAIAKEQGLWNLFLPVSYGKYSAGLTNLEYAPLAEQMGKVIWASEVFNCAAPDTGNMEVLAKYGNEEQKKQWLEPLLAGEIRSAFAMTEPEVASSDATNIETLIERDGDEYVINGRKFYISGACRKQCEIMIVMGKTDPTNANRYIQQSQVLVPMNTPGVKVVRPMKVFGYDDAPEGHAEIIFDNVRVPVGNIIVGEGKGFEIAQGRLGPGRIHHCMRCIGAAQRALEAMGKRVSERVVFGQPMIKQQSVREDMAMSACQIEQARLLTLQAAEKMDTVGNKAAQDLIAMIKIIAPNMALDVLDRAIQCHGAVGVSQDTFLAHMFAALRTLRLADGPDQVHMMQLGRNLAKKYAQ, from the coding sequence ATGAACTTTGAATATAGCGACAAAGTAAAAGACTTATTAACACGTGTTTGTGCATTTATGGACGAATATGTCTATCCCAATGAACAAGCAATGCATGAACAAGTAGCCAACGACCCGTGGAATACACCTCCGTTAATGCAAGAGCTTAAAGCCATTGCAAAAGAACAAGGTTTATGGAATTTATTTTTGCCCGTTAGTTACGGAAAATATAGCGCGGGGCTAACCAACTTAGAGTACGCACCACTTGCTGAGCAAATGGGTAAAGTGATTTGGGCCTCTGAAGTGTTCAACTGCGCTGCACCAGATACAGGCAATATGGAAGTTTTAGCAAAATATGGTAATGAAGAGCAGAAAAAGCAATGGCTTGAGCCATTACTCGCCGGCGAAATACGCTCTGCGTTTGCAATGACTGAGCCAGAAGTCGCATCGAGTGATGCAACCAATATTGAAACCTTAATTGAGCGTGATGGCGATGAATACGTCATCAACGGACGTAAGTTTTACATCAGCGGTGCTTGTCGTAAGCAATGCGAAATCATGATCGTTATGGGTAAAACGGATCCTACCAATGCCAACCGTTATATTCAGCAATCCCAAGTATTAGTCCCTATGAACACGCCGGGCGTAAAAGTGGTTCGTCCGATGAAAGTGTTTGGCTATGACGATGCACCAGAAGGTCATGCAGAAATTATCTTTGATAATGTCCGTGTGCCTGTAGGTAACATTATCGTTGGTGAAGGAAAAGGGTTTGAAATCGCCCAGGGCCGGTTAGGGCCAGGACGTATTCATCACTGTATGCGTTGTATTGGTGCAGCTCAACGTGCTTTAGAAGCCATGGGCAAACGCGTTTCTGAGCGTGTTGTCTTTGGTCAGCCAATGATCAAACAACAATCCGTACGTGAAGATATGGCCATGTCTGCCTGTCAAATTGAACAAGCTCGATTATTAACCTTACAAGCCGCTGAAAAAATGGATACTGTAGGTAACAAAGCAGCTCAAGATCTAATCGCGATGATAAAAATAATTGCACCGAATATGGCACTAGACGTGTTAGACCGTGCTATTCAGTGTCATGGCGCAGTAGGCGTTAGTCAAGATACCTTTTTGGCTCATATGTTTGCCGCCCTGCGCACATTACGATTAGCAGACGGGCCTGATCAAGTACATATGATGCAGCTAGGTCGAAACCTGGCAAAAAAATACGCTCAATAA
- a CDS encoding histidine phosphatase family protein, with the protein MAALYLVRHGQASFGQADYDQLSDKGMKQAEILGSFWQQQTPPTTCYTGSLLRHRQTHQHFCQGFEKSQVSSKELEEFNEFDHLEIITRYNPEWANFEVMNTFFSNLAAPKQAFNIEFNSAIERWMSPEYQHDYQENWQQFKQRCVSGLYQVIEQSLATKSKVKEEPKDIMVFTSGGPISVIVQHILQLDDSYSLKLNQMIRNTSVTKILFSKNKLSIDYFNNYSHLEQKGNNWATFR; encoded by the coding sequence GTGGCTGCTCTTTATTTAGTACGACATGGTCAAGCCTCTTTTGGTCAGGCTGATTACGATCAATTATCAGATAAAGGCATGAAGCAAGCCGAAATACTCGGGAGTTTTTGGCAACAACAAACGCCACCAACAACCTGTTACACGGGCAGCTTATTGCGCCACCGACAAACTCATCAACATTTTTGTCAAGGTTTTGAAAAGTCACAAGTCTCTTCAAAAGAGCTTGAAGAATTTAACGAATTTGATCACCTAGAAATCATTACTCGTTACAATCCAGAATGGGCTAACTTTGAAGTAATGAATACATTTTTCTCCAACCTAGCAGCACCAAAACAAGCATTTAACATCGAGTTTAATAGTGCAATTGAACGCTGGATGTCACCAGAATATCAACATGATTATCAAGAAAACTGGCAACAATTTAAACAGCGTTGCGTGTCTGGTTTATATCAAGTCATCGAACAAAGTCTAGCGACGAAAAGCAAAGTTAAAGAAGAACCCAAAGATATTATGGTGTTTACCTCAGGCGGCCCAATTTCGGTCATCGTGCAACATATCCTGCAGCTTGACGACAGCTACAGCCTTAAACTCAACCAAATGATACGAAACACCAGTGTCACCAAGATTTTGTTTTCAAAGAACAAGTTAAGTATTGATTACTTCAATAATTACAGTCACTTAGAACAAAAAGGTAATAATTGGGCAACGTTTCGTTAG
- a CDS encoding cytochrome C oxidase subunit IV family protein, translating into MKFGKLEIFWLGLIGITLLNTFVGENFSSTVLVSVLIALTVMYKGLVVIDHFMELKGGHKNLRFLMRAYLILFPSLIVVSAFF; encoded by the coding sequence ATGAAATTTGGAAAATTAGAAATATTTTGGCTCGGCCTTATTGGTATAACGTTGTTAAATACCTTTGTTGGTGAAAACTTTAGTTCAACAGTTTTGGTGAGCGTGTTAATTGCTTTGACGGTAATGTACAAAGGATTAGTGGTGATTGATCATTTTATGGAACTTAAAGGAGGGCACAAAAATTTGCGCTTTTTAATGCGCGCTTATCTGATTTTATTCCCATCATTGATTGTCGTTTCGGCATTTTTCTAA
- a CDS encoding protocatechuate 3,4-dioxygenase translates to MTLFTRRRLLKGFAAITGLTVLSRSAVAQVLTPSATEGPFYPNSSMRFDDIDNNLVKIKGKVEQAGGEIIHLKGKILDRKGNPLAKHRIEIWQCDVNGRYLHSGDSRHDGYDNGFQGFGHDITDGNGNYRFTTIKPTVYPGRTPHIHVKVLDSDHELLTTQFYISGDKNNDNDGLYRRMSAEQAKSVSMVFVEHGNVVETNIDVIV, encoded by the coding sequence ATGACATTATTTACTCGCAGAAGATTACTAAAAGGTTTTGCGGCGATTACGGGTTTAACCGTACTTTCACGCAGTGCGGTTGCTCAAGTGTTAACACCTAGCGCAACGGAGGGACCTTTTTACCCAAACTCATCAATGCGGTTTGACGACATAGACAACAACCTCGTGAAGATCAAAGGCAAAGTAGAACAAGCGGGTGGTGAAATCATCCACCTTAAAGGCAAGATCTTAGATAGAAAAGGAAACCCTTTGGCAAAGCACCGCATCGAAATCTGGCAGTGTGACGTTAATGGCAGGTACCTACATTCTGGTGATAGTAGACACGATGGCTATGACAATGGCTTTCAAGGATTTGGCCATGATATTACCGATGGAAACGGCAATTATAGATTTACCACTATAAAGCCTACCGTTTACCCTGGCCGTACACCGCATATTCACGTCAAAGTACTTGATAGCGACCACGAATTGTTAACGACACAATTTTATATTTCGGGCGATAAAAACAATGACAATGACGGCCTGTATCGAAGGATGTCAGCAGAACAAGCCAAAAGTGTTTCTATGGTTTTCGTTGAGCATGGAAACGTTGTGGAAACCAATATTGATGTGATTGTGTAG
- a CDS encoding SDR family oxidoreductase, translating into MSNQQLFDLTGKVALVTGASRGIGEHIAKTLAQSGAHVIVSSRKLEGCQLVVDQIIEAGGNAQAIPCHIGEMDQIDSIFAQIEKEHGRLDILVNNAAANPYFGHILETDLSAFQKTVDVNIRGYFFMSTQGAKLMKESGGGAIVNVASINGVTPGDFQGIYSITKAAVISMTKAFAKECAQFNIRVNALLPGATDTKFASTLVNNPQILKQAMAHVPMKRVAEPGEMAGTVLYLVSNASTYTTGTSINVDGGYLIG; encoded by the coding sequence ATGAGCAACCAGCAACTATTCGATTTAACCGGGAAAGTCGCGCTTGTTACAGGCGCAAGTCGAGGTATTGGCGAGCACATTGCTAAAACACTTGCACAAAGTGGTGCACACGTCATTGTATCGAGTCGTAAGCTAGAAGGCTGCCAACTGGTTGTTGACCAAATTATAGAAGCAGGCGGTAATGCACAGGCGATTCCTTGTCATATTGGTGAAATGGATCAAATTGACTCAATTTTTGCTCAAATAGAAAAAGAACACGGTCGTTTAGATATCCTCGTTAATAACGCAGCGGCCAATCCTTATTTTGGTCACATTTTAGAAACTGATTTGAGCGCTTTTCAAAAAACCGTTGATGTGAATATTCGTGGTTATTTTTTCATGTCGACGCAAGGAGCAAAACTGATGAAAGAAAGTGGCGGAGGTGCCATTGTTAACGTTGCTTCAATTAACGGCGTGACACCAGGCGACTTCCAAGGGATTTATTCAATCACCAAAGCCGCCGTTATCTCCATGACTAAAGCGTTCGCTAAAGAATGCGCACAGTTTAATATCCGCGTTAATGCCCTACTACCTGGCGCTACAGATACAAAATTTGCATCTACACTGGTTAACAATCCACAAATTTTAAAACAAGCAATGGCCCATGTGCCTATGAAGCGTGTCGCTGAGCCAGGTGAAATGGCCGGAACTGTGTTGTACTTAGTTTCGAATGCATCAACTTATACAACAGGCACAAGCATCAATGTCGATGGCGGATATTTGATCGGCTAA
- a CDS encoding cytochrome c oxidase subunit 3 family protein, giving the protein MRQIDKDDVNWIVRLDGKLMSITTQQKSLGIFPRSWSEDKAGRIPGNIPIWVGILSELTEFGIFFVAYFIAKYHYPEAFSEGPKYLHTSIGVTNTLVLLSSSYFMAKAMANIRVDNFKRCERYLWLAVACGATYLILKTYEFYWNDLENIHTNTSTFFTVYYYMTFNHFLHVGWAACAVVYVIFRLRSGAYSSKEHSGLEALAVYWHMIDLMWILIFPLLYVLR; this is encoded by the coding sequence ATGCGCCAAATAGACAAAGACGATGTAAATTGGATCGTTAGACTAGACGGTAAGCTTATGAGTATTACAACTCAACAAAAATCATTAGGCATATTTCCTCGTTCTTGGAGCGAAGATAAAGCTGGTAGAATCCCTGGGAACATTCCTATTTGGGTTGGTATTTTGTCTGAGCTAACAGAGTTCGGCATATTTTTTGTTGCTTATTTTATTGCAAAATATCATTACCCGGAGGCTTTCTCAGAAGGCCCTAAATATCTCCATACCAGCATTGGTGTTACCAATACCTTAGTCTTGTTATCAAGTAGCTATTTTATGGCCAAAGCAATGGCCAACATTAGAGTTGACAATTTTAAGCGTTGTGAACGCTACTTATGGCTAGCCGTGGCATGTGGTGCTACCTATTTAATTTTAAAAACCTATGAGTTTTATTGGAATGATTTAGAAAATATTCACACCAATACCAGCACGTTTTTTACTGTTTATTACTACATGACCTTTAACCACTTTTTACATGTAGGTTGGGCAGCCTGTGCGGTTGTATACGTGATTTTTCGCTTGCGTTCAGGCGCGTATTCAAGCAAAGAACATTCAGGGCTTGAAGCACTTGCCGTTTATTGGCACATGATTGATTTAATGTGGATCCTTATTTTTCCGCTGTTATATGTACTAAGGTAG
- a CDS encoding DUF4386 family protein — translation MTLQKWGGVAAITEACTYIFGFILFFGVLDASGHNTPEQYLEFFIENRDTYFIGYLVSGILFSFALIILVQSIYQRFKDASPEFMKFTTTVGYLWVCIVLASSFIFLTSLGAIAKYHALDPEQALAINRSISIVVDALGGGIELVGAVWVLAISYVGLKNKIYSALLHYWGVLVGVAGILTLFSGLSFLSQNPFFELTTAIFGLGQILWFLVLGLAMLRDSTDEIEST, via the coding sequence ATGACATTGCAAAAATGGGGCGGGGTTGCCGCAATTACTGAGGCTTGTACTTATATATTTGGGTTCATCTTATTTTTCGGCGTACTAGATGCCAGTGGGCACAATACGCCAGAGCAGTATTTAGAGTTTTTTATTGAGAATAGAGACACCTATTTTATCGGTTACCTTGTCAGTGGCATTTTATTTAGCTTTGCGCTCATCATTCTAGTTCAATCGATTTATCAACGTTTTAAGGATGCTTCTCCAGAGTTTATGAAATTTACCACTACAGTGGGTTATCTGTGGGTATGTATAGTACTAGCAAGTAGTTTTATATTTCTGACCAGTCTTGGCGCAATTGCCAAATACCATGCATTAGATCCCGAACAAGCGTTGGCAATTAATCGTAGTATTTCCATCGTTGTGGATGCGCTGGGAGGCGGCATTGAATTAGTAGGCGCTGTATGGGTGCTTGCTATTAGTTATGTCGGTTTAAAAAATAAAATATATAGCGCTTTACTGCATTATTGGGGCGTACTGGTTGGTGTTGCGGGCATTTTAACGCTTTTTTCTGGCCTTTCATTTTTATCGCAAAATCCATTTTTCGAACTAACCACGGCTATTTTCGGTTTAGGGCAAATTCTTTGGTTTTTAGTGTTAGGTCTCGCAATGTTACGAGATTCTACTGATGAAATTGAATCTACATAG
- the uup gene encoding ATP-binding cassette ATPase Uup, protein MELIRITNAELAFGEDKILDDADVRINKGERVCLVGRNGAGKSSLLKVISGESQLDDGQIINLNNIKIAMLAQDPPESCELSIFDYVSSGLKENATLIQKYHDLVNLVATEPSENNLEKLSSVQLQLEQANAWQDEQRIEQVMSILSLDANQKVSDLSGGWLRKLALAQALVTNPDVLLLDEPTNHLDIKSVLWLENFLKDFTGTIVFISHDRAFIRSLATRIVDLDRGNLTSYPGNYDTYVEQKQHDLQVEAQQNALFDKRLADEEVWIRQGIKARRTRNEGRVRALEKLRVERQQRRELRSQGDMQISSGERSGKLVFESENLSMSFGDKHVIKQLDLLISRGDRLALIGANGTGKSTLIKLLMEQIQPSSGKMRVGVNLDIAYFDQHREQLDPMKTVQDTVADGKQEVMINGRSRHVLGYLQDFLFSPKRARTPVRALSGGEKNRLLLARLFLRPSNLLILDEPTNDLDIETLELLEEVVANYNGTVILVSHDRDFVNNCVNTCLYFDGSGSIEQIVGGYDDVDQHLEYKAKQAQALEKKYAPTVEDKAVKVATKQQVKKKLSYKENRELESLPNEIDNLESLIASLQEQVNDPNFFSQENEATTKILNQLTESESKLEAAYERWQELDAKQ, encoded by the coding sequence ATGGAATTAATCAGAATTACTAATGCCGAACTCGCTTTTGGTGAAGATAAAATACTAGATGACGCCGATGTCCGTATTAACAAAGGTGAAAGAGTTTGTTTAGTGGGGCGTAACGGCGCCGGTAAGTCTTCATTACTTAAAGTGATAAGCGGCGAAAGTCAACTCGACGATGGTCAGATCATCAATTTAAATAACATTAAAATAGCAATGTTAGCGCAAGATCCACCAGAGTCTTGTGAGCTGAGTATTTTTGATTATGTATCATCAGGTTTAAAAGAAAACGCCACGCTTATCCAAAAATACCACGACTTAGTTAACCTTGTCGCCACTGAACCTTCAGAGAACAATTTAGAAAAACTATCATCAGTTCAATTACAACTTGAACAAGCCAATGCATGGCAAGATGAACAGCGAATAGAGCAAGTAATGTCTATTTTATCGCTCGACGCTAATCAAAAAGTCAGTGATTTATCCGGAGGTTGGCTTCGAAAACTAGCGCTTGCACAAGCGTTAGTTACAAACCCTGATGTATTGTTGCTTGATGAGCCCACTAACCACTTAGATATTAAAAGTGTTCTGTGGTTAGAGAACTTTTTAAAAGACTTTACCGGTACTATTGTATTTATTAGTCACGACAGGGCATTCATTCGCTCTTTAGCGACACGTATTGTTGATTTAGATCGTGGCAATCTCACTAGTTACCCTGGTAACTACGATACTTATGTAGAGCAAAAACAACATGATTTACAAGTTGAAGCACAGCAGAATGCGTTGTTTGATAAACGCTTAGCAGATGAAGAAGTGTGGATCAGACAAGGTATTAAAGCGAGGCGTACACGTAATGAAGGCCGCGTAAGAGCATTAGAGAAGCTCAGGGTTGAGCGTCAGCAACGTAGAGAGCTTCGCTCTCAAGGAGATATGCAAATCTCCAGTGGTGAGCGTTCAGGTAAATTAGTGTTTGAGTCTGAAAACTTGTCTATGTCATTTGGTGACAAGCATGTTATTAAACAGTTGGATTTGTTGATTAGCCGAGGCGATCGTTTAGCGCTTATTGGAGCTAACGGAACAGGTAAATCAACGTTGATTAAGCTGCTGATGGAACAAATTCAGCCAAGCTCTGGAAAAATGCGAGTTGGTGTTAATTTGGATATCGCCTACTTTGATCAGCATCGTGAACAACTTGACCCGATGAAAACAGTGCAAGACACCGTTGCAGACGGTAAGCAAGAAGTGATGATTAATGGTCGCTCTCGGCATGTCTTAGGTTACTTACAAGATTTTCTATTTAGTCCAAAACGTGCTAGAACGCCTGTTCGAGCGCTTTCCGGAGGAGAGAAGAACAGATTATTACTGGCACGTTTGTTTTTACGACCAAGTAATCTATTGATTCTCGATGAGCCAACTAACGACCTAGATATAGAAACACTTGAACTTTTAGAAGAAGTTGTTGCCAATTATAATGGCACGGTCATTTTAGTGAGCCATGATCGGGATTTTGTTAATAATTGTGTTAATACCTGTTTGTATTTCGACGGTAGTGGCAGTATAGAACAAATTGTTGGTGGTTATGATGATGTAGACCAACACCTAGAATATAAAGCAAAACAAGCTCAAGCGTTAGAAAAAAAATACGCGCCTACTGTTGAAGATAAGGCTGTTAAAGTAGCAACTAAACAACAGGTAAAGAAAAAATTATCTTATAAAGAGAACAGAGAGCTTGAGTCTTTGCCAAATGAAATAGATAATCTGGAATCTTTAATTGCTTCACTACAAGAACAAGTGAATGATCCAAACTTCTTTTCGCAAGAAAATGAAGCAACGACAAAAATATTGAACCAGCTAACTGAAAGTGAGTCAAAGCTCGAGGCTGCCTATGAAAGGTGGCAAGAGTTAGATGCTAAACAATAA
- a CDS encoding zinc ribbon domain-containing protein — MSNKWKCPKCDCREFDTDTIATTGSGWSKIFDMQNRKFTAVICSNCSYTEFYRGKTSTLGNVFDLFTH; from the coding sequence ATGTCAAATAAATGGAAATGTCCTAAATGCGATTGCCGAGAATTTGATACTGATACTATTGCTACTACGGGCAGTGGTTGGTCAAAAATATTTGATATGCAAAATCGTAAATTTACAGCGGTAATTTGCTCGAATTGCTCTTACACAGAGTTTTACCGAGGCAAGACAAGCACGCTCGGTAATGTTTTTGATTTATTTACTCATTAA